A single Brevundimonas sp. SL130 DNA region contains:
- a CDS encoding helix-turn-helix transcriptional regulator: protein MKNRLKLLRVERGWTQEQLGQALGVSRQAVIALETERHDPSLDLAYRIAAAFDRPVEEIFENPHA from the coding sequence ATGAAGAACCGGCTGAAACTGCTGCGCGTCGAGCGCGGCTGGACCCAGGAGCAGTTGGGCCAGGCGCTGGGCGTGTCGCGACAGGCGGTGATCGCCCTGGAGACCGAGCGGCACGATCCGTCGCTGGACCTGGCCTATCGCATCGCGGCGGCCTTCGACCGACCGGTCGAGGAGATTTTCGAGAACCCGCACGCCTGA
- a CDS encoding DUF3298 and DUF4163 domain-containing protein — MTSTVRILLLSAAVTAALSATLAACQRREDKAEAPSPAPTAAAPVNPATAGAPMGFESKTQYASVKLTLPDAIKSKPDLHAPLYAAAVRDLRQFSEGAQADLSEAGGGSNPYEKTIAFDPGAETGKLFSLSRTDSEYAGGAHPNTSFSAVLWDKAMKKQLGFADLFRPGADLSGLNKALCDAANAAKQARSPGSETANLDGKMWACPKAVSTPFVLAPSTTPGKAGGVIFLIGAYQIGPYSDGPYRIAVPQSVFRALLNPAYADEFAGALVKAGDVTPKGG, encoded by the coding sequence ATGACCTCCACCGTTCGCATCCTGCTGCTGTCCGCCGCAGTCACCGCCGCCCTTTCTGCGACCTTGGCCGCCTGCCAGCGTCGCGAGGACAAGGCCGAGGCGCCCTCGCCCGCCCCGACCGCCGCCGCCCCGGTCAATCCCGCCACGGCCGGCGCCCCGATGGGCTTCGAGTCCAAGACCCAGTACGCCAGCGTCAAACTGACCCTGCCGGACGCCATCAAGTCCAAGCCGGACCTGCACGCCCCCCTCTACGCCGCCGCCGTGCGCGATCTGCGTCAGTTCTCCGAAGGCGCCCAGGCCGACCTGTCCGAGGCCGGCGGCGGGTCCAACCCCTATGAGAAGACCATCGCCTTCGACCCCGGCGCCGAGACCGGCAAGCTGTTCAGCCTGTCCCGCACCGATTCCGAATACGCCGGCGGCGCCCACCCCAACACCAGTTTCTCGGCCGTGCTCTGGGACAAGGCGATGAAGAAACAGCTCGGCTTCGCCGATCTGTTCCGCCCCGGCGCCGACCTGTCCGGTCTGAACAAGGCCCTGTGCGACGCCGCCAACGCCGCCAAACAGGCCCGCTCTCCGGGTTCCGAAACGGCGAACCTGGACGGCAAGATGTGGGCCTGTCCCAAGGCCGTCTCCACCCCCTTCGTCCTGGCCCCCAGCACCACGCCGGGCAAGGCGGGCGGGGTGATCTTCCTGATCGGCGCCTATCAGATCGGCCCCTATTCGGACGGCCCCTACCGGATCGCCGTGCCCCAGTCGGTCTTCCGCGCCCTGCTCAACCCGGCCTACGCCGACGAGTTCGCCGGCGCGCTGGTCAAGGCCGGGGACGTGACGCCCAAAGGAGGCTGA
- a CDS encoding class I SAM-dependent methyltransferase, whose translation MTIPDPAAFIRANTRLQPVPHAPEISLWLADEITPIWRMTEEELGELGLPPPFWAFAWAGGQALSRYLLDNPHEVTGKRVLDFAAGSGLVGVAAMQAGAASVLCADIDPFCQAAVAANARANDVALDFTGQNLLDRPPPAVDVICAGDICYEKPMTEAVLAWLAKARTAGTRVLIGDPGRTYFPRSGLDFLAEYRVPTTRELEDQEIKRASVWALP comes from the coding sequence ATGACCATCCCCGACCCCGCCGCCTTCATCCGCGCCAATACGCGGCTCCAGCCCGTGCCCCATGCGCCGGAGATCTCGCTCTGGCTGGCGGACGAGATCACGCCGATCTGGCGCATGACGGAGGAAGAACTGGGCGAACTGGGCTTGCCGCCGCCCTTCTGGGCCTTCGCCTGGGCCGGCGGTCAGGCGCTGAGCCGCTATCTGCTGGACAATCCGCACGAGGTGACGGGCAAGCGGGTGCTGGATTTCGCCGCCGGCTCGGGCTTGGTCGGCGTCGCCGCCATGCAGGCCGGCGCCGCCTCGGTTCTGTGCGCCGACATCGACCCCTTCTGTCAGGCCGCCGTCGCCGCCAACGCCCGGGCCAATGACGTGGCCTTGGACTTCACCGGTCAGAACCTGCTCGACAGGCCGCCGCCTGCGGTCGACGTCATCTGCGCCGGGGACATCTGCTATGAAAAACCGATGACGGAGGCGGTGCTGGCCTGGCTGGCTAAAGCCCGCACCGCCGGAACCCGCGTCCTGATCGGCGATCCGGGCCGCACCTATTTCCCCCGTTCCGGCCTGGACTTCCTGGCCGAATACAGGGTGCCCACCACGCGAGAATTGGAGGACCAGGAGATCAAGCGCGCCTCCGTTTGGGCTCTGCCCTAA